The segment AGCTATCGCACCGACGCGCCGGAATGGCAGACCATCCTCGACATCGACGCCCTGTCGGCGGCCGAGGGCAAGAACTGGGTCTACAAGGGCTCGACCTGCCTGCCCCCCGAGGAGCGGCTGTGTCTGGTCTCCCTGTCCGACGGCGGCAAGGACGCGGTCGTGATCCGCGAATTCGATTCCGAGGCCCGCGCCTTCGTCCCGGCTCAAGGCCGGGATGGCGGCTTCGAACTGCCCGAGTCCAAGGGCGGCGTCGCCTGGGTCGATGCCGACACCCTTCTGGTCGCCCGCGACTTCGGGCCCGGCACCCTGACGACCTCGGGCTATCCGATGATTGTCAAGCGGATGAAGCGGGGCCAGACGATCGATCAGGCCGAGACAGTCTTCACGGGCCAGCCTTCGGACGTCTCGGTCGGCGGCTATACGCTGCGCGATGCGGACGGGGCTGTCCAGGCCGTCCTGATCAACCGGGGCATCAGCTTCTATGAGGGCGAGACCCACCGCCTGAACCCCGACGGCACGACGACGCAGCTGGCCCTGCCGGCCAAGTCCGACATCGACGCCCTGGTCCAGGGCCAGCTGGTGGTCACGATCAAGCAGGACTGGACCGCCCCCTCTGGCCAGACGTTCCGGGCCGGTGACGTCGTCGCCTGGCCGCTGCAGGCCTGGCTGGCCGACCCGACGACCCGGGCCCGGCTGATCATCCGCCCCACGGAGCGCGAGGCGGTCGAGGCGGTCACCGCCACCCGCAACCACCTGATCGTCGGCCTGTTCGAGAATGTGCGCGGCGCGGCCTATGTGTATACGCCCGATCCCGACGGGGACTGGACCCGCCGCCGTCTGGACCTGCCGCAGAACGCCACGATCGGCCTGGGGTCGGCCTCCGAGGTCGACGACCGGGTCTTCGTCAATGTGTCCGGCTATCTGACGCCGCAGAGCCTGTATCTTGCCGACGCGGCCAGCGGCGCGGTCGCCCCGGTCAAGGCCCTGCCCGCCAAGTTCGACGCCGACGGCATGACGGTCGATCAGTTCGAGGCCCGGTCCGCCGACGGGACGATGATCCCCTATTTCGTCGTCCACAAAATCGACCTGGCGCTGGACGGATCAAACCCCACGCTGCTGTACGGCTATGGCGGGTTCCAGAGCTCGCTGCTGCCCGGCTATTCGCCGACGGTCGGCAAGCTGTGGCTGGAGCGGGGCGGGGTCTATGTCGTCGCCAATACGCGCGGCGGCGGCGAGTTCGGCCCCAACTGGCACGACGCGGCCCTGCAGGAAAACCGGCAGCGCGCGCATGAGGATTTCCAGGCCGTGGCGCTGGACCTGATCGCGCGCAACATCACGTCCCAGCCCCGCCTCGGCATCATGGGCGGGTCCCAGGGCGGGCTGTTCATGGGGGCGATGCTGACCCAGCGGCCGGACCTGATCAATGCCGCCGTCATCCAGGTGCCCCTGTTCGACATGCTGCGCTTCCATCGCCTGCTGGCGGGGGCCTCCTGGATCGCCGAATACGGCAATCCGGACATCCCTGAGGAACGCGCCTGGATCCAGGCCTATTCGCCGTACCAGAACCTGCGGGCGGGACAGCCCTATCCGGAAGTCTTCATCCACACCTCGACCAAGGACGACCGCGTCCATCCGGGCCATGCACGCAAGGCCGCCGCACGGCTGGAACAGCTCGGCTATCCGGTCCTGTTCTACGAGAACACCGACGGTGGCCACGCGGCCGGGGCGAACCTGCGCGAAACCGCCCGCCGGATCGCCCTGGAATACACCTATCTGAGCCGTAGGCTGATGGACTGAACGTGACTTCCGCTCATCCCCGCGAAAGCAGGGACCCAGTGCTTTGGTGAGGCACGGCGGCTGGGATGAGCGTCTTGCCTTACGGGTGGTCGCAACGGCCCACAGAACTGGATCCCCGCTTTCGCGGGGATGAGCGGAGAGTGAAATGCGTATCCAAACCTTGATGGCGGTCACGGCCCTGATGGTCTTTGCCGCGCCCGCGCCCGCCCTGGCCCAGACGCCCCCGCCCCACCTCCCGGCCGATCTGTCGCCCGCGGGCGTCCGCGCCGCCGACGATCATCTGGCGCTGGAGGCGGTCGAGGGGACCGAGGCCATGGCCTTCGTCCGGGCCGAGAACGAACGGTCGCTCGCCGCCCTGACCGGCGATCCGCGCTACGAGACCTTCCGCCAGCAGGCCTTCGACATCCTGTCCTCCACCGCCCGCATCCCGACTCCGGCCTTCCTCGGCGACGGTATCGGCAATTTCTGGCAGGATGCGACCAATCCCAAGGGCCTGTGGCGGCGCACGACGCTGGACAGCTATCGCAGCGCGACCCCGATGTGGGAGACCCTTATCGATATCGATGCCCTGTCCCGCGCCGAGGGCCGGGACTGGGTCTGGAAGGGCGCGAACTGCCTGGCTCCGGACGAGACTCGCTGCCTGGTTTCCCTGTCGGAGGGCGGCAAGGATGCGGTCGTGGTGCGCGAGTTCGACACCACCACCAGGGCCTTCGTCCCGGCTCAGGGCCGGGATGGGGGCTTCGTCCTGCCCGAAGGCAAGCACCGGCTCAGCTGGCTGGATCGCGACACCCTGCTGGTCGCCACCGACTTCGGGCCGGGAACCCTGACCGAGAGTGGCTATCCCTATATCGTCAAATCCCTGTCGCGCGGCCGGACGCTGGCCCAGGCGACCGAGGTCTATCGCGGCGAACAGGGCGACGGCGGCTATGGCGTCAGTCCGGCCGTCTATCGCGACAAGGATGGCGTGGTCGAGGCCGTCCTGTTCAGTCGGCCGCTGGACACCTTCCGCGCCCAGACTTGGCAATGGGTCGACGGGCGCGCCGTACGGCTGAACCTGCCCGAGCGGGTCGCCGTCCAGGGCACGATGGGGACGCAGCTGATCGTCTCGCTCGAGGAACCCTGGGTCATCCCCGGCGGCACCCTGCCCGCAGGCGATCTGGTTGCGGCCAGCCTGACGACGCTGCAACAGCCGGAGATCGTCCGCAGCGACAACGACCCGCAGGTGATCTTCCACCCCGGCACGCGCCAGTCCCTGCAGGACACGACCGTGATGTCGGACCGGATCGTGTCGGTCGTATCCGACAACGTCGTCGGCACGCTCAAGGTCTTCACGCCCGACACGACGGACCCCACCCACATCCGCTGGCACGCGACCGGGATCGACGTTCCGGCCAACAGCGCCGTGGCGCTGGGAGACGCCTCCCGCTCGCGGGGCGCGGTGTTCGTGTCGAGCCAGGGCTTCCTGACCCCGCCAACGCTGAGCCTCGCCGACGTGGCGACCGGCGAATTGGGCCAGGTCAGGCAGGCCCCGGCCCAGTTCGACGCCACGACCCATGGGGTCGAACAGTTCGAGGTCGCCTCCACCGACGGCACGATGATCCCCTATTTCGTCGTCCGTCCGGTCAACGCCCCGCGCGACGGATCGACGCCGACGGTCCTGTTCGGTTACGGCGGTTTCCAGATCGCCTTCCCGCCCGCCTACAAGCCCGAGCTGGGCAAGCTGTGGCTGGAGAACGGCGGGGCCTATGTCGTGGCCAACATCCGGGGCGGGGGCGAGTTCGGTCCGGCCTGGCACCAGGCGGCCCTGCGGGAGAACCGCCAGTTGGCCTTCGACGACTTCGCCGCCGTGGCCCGCGACCTGCAGACGCGCGGCATCGCCTCTGCCCGGCACCTGGGCATCTACGGCCGGTCGAACGGCGGCGTCCTGACGTCCGTGTCGATCACCCAGCACCCGGACCTGTTCAACGCAGCTGTGATCGAGAGCCCTCTGATCGACATGCTGCGCTATCCGGACCTGCCGGCCGGGGCGTCCTGGATCGGCGAATACGGCGACCCGCGCATCCCCGGCGACGCCGCCTTCATCGCCCGCTATTCCGCCTATCAGCAGCTGCGGCCCGAGACGGACTATCCGCGCGTCTACATCACCACCAACACCCGCGACGACCGCGTCCATCCGGGCCATGCGAGGAAGTTCGCGGCCCGGCTGGGCGATCAGGGCCACGATCACCTGTATTACGAGGAGACCTCGGGCGGCCACTCCAACGACGCCGACCCGGTCGCCAATGCCCGGCGGTGGGCCCGCCACTATGTCTATCTGAGCCAGCAACTGATGGACTGAGTTTGATCCTCCCCCGTCGCGCGGTGCACGAGGACGGGTTCACACGATTATGAGGCGCGGTCCCGGATGCTTCCGGTTAGGACTTCGCCCCATGAACGCACGGGGCTTCATCATCGCAGCGGTCGCCGCCCTGATCTGTGGGGGCGCGGTCGAGTCGGCTGCCCGGCCGGCCGCTCCACACCCTGCGGTCCGCAATGTCCGCACGGCCGAGCCGGTGGTGGTCGAGCTGTTCACCGCCCAGGGCTGTTCCGGCTGCACCGGGGCCAACCGCGTGGTGGAGACGCTGGCGGAGACGCCCGGCGTGATCGCCCTGACCTGGTCGGTCGACTACTGGGACTATCTGGGCTGGGCCGACACCTTCGCCCGGCCGGAGTTCGCCCAGCGCCAGCGGGCCTATCAGTCGGCCCTGCGGCTGCGTGGCGTCTATACGCCCCAGGTCGTGATCGACGGCCGTCGTCAGGTCTCCGGCGTCGATGCCGACGCCGTTCAGGACGCGGTCGACGAGGAGGCCACCCGCCGCATCTTCCCGCCCGA is part of the Brevundimonas sp. AJA228-03 genome and harbors:
- a CDS encoding prolyl oligopeptidase family protein, which produces MHRSSGLLLATLLPLLSFASSPMAQTASDRTPPNPPLAAGAFATSDATDPWLWLEEVDGERAMAWVNEHNTRSLGVLQGDPRYEALHEQALALVQARDRIPAPGFTHAGMIDNFWQDADHVRGLWRRTTLDSYRTDAPEWQTILDIDALSAAEGKNWVYKGSTCLPPEERLCLVSLSDGGKDAVVIREFDSEARAFVPAQGRDGGFELPESKGGVAWVDADTLLVARDFGPGTLTTSGYPMIVKRMKRGQTIDQAETVFTGQPSDVSVGGYTLRDADGAVQAVLINRGISFYEGETHRLNPDGTTTQLALPAKSDIDALVQGQLVVTIKQDWTAPSGQTFRAGDVVAWPLQAWLADPTTRARLIIRPTEREAVEAVTATRNHLIVGLFENVRGAAYVYTPDPDGDWTRRRLDLPQNATIGLGSASEVDDRVFVNVSGYLTPQSLYLADAASGAVAPVKALPAKFDADGMTVDQFEARSADGTMIPYFVVHKIDLALDGSNPTLLYGYGGFQSSLLPGYSPTVGKLWLERGGVYVVANTRGGGEFGPNWHDAALQENRQRAHEDFQAVALDLIARNITSQPRLGIMGGSQGGLFMGAMLTQRPDLINAAVIQVPLFDMLRFHRLLAGASWIAEYGNPDIPEERAWIQAYSPYQNLRAGQPYPEVFIHTSTKDDRVHPGHARKAAARLEQLGYPVLFYENTDGGHAAGANLRETARRIALEYTYLSRRLMD
- a CDS encoding prolyl oligopeptidase family protein translates to MRIQTLMAVTALMVFAAPAPALAQTPPPHLPADLSPAGVRAADDHLALEAVEGTEAMAFVRAENERSLAALTGDPRYETFRQQAFDILSSTARIPTPAFLGDGIGNFWQDATNPKGLWRRTTLDSYRSATPMWETLIDIDALSRAEGRDWVWKGANCLAPDETRCLVSLSEGGKDAVVVREFDTTTRAFVPAQGRDGGFVLPEGKHRLSWLDRDTLLVATDFGPGTLTESGYPYIVKSLSRGRTLAQATEVYRGEQGDGGYGVSPAVYRDKDGVVEAVLFSRPLDTFRAQTWQWVDGRAVRLNLPERVAVQGTMGTQLIVSLEEPWVIPGGTLPAGDLVAASLTTLQQPEIVRSDNDPQVIFHPGTRQSLQDTTVMSDRIVSVVSDNVVGTLKVFTPDTTDPTHIRWHATGIDVPANSAVALGDASRSRGAVFVSSQGFLTPPTLSLADVATGELGQVRQAPAQFDATTHGVEQFEVASTDGTMIPYFVVRPVNAPRDGSTPTVLFGYGGFQIAFPPAYKPELGKLWLENGGAYVVANIRGGGEFGPAWHQAALRENRQLAFDDFAAVARDLQTRGIASARHLGIYGRSNGGVLTSVSITQHPDLFNAAVIESPLIDMLRYPDLPAGASWIGEYGDPRIPGDAAFIARYSAYQQLRPETDYPRVYITTNTRDDRVHPGHARKFAARLGDQGHDHLYYEETSGGHSNDADPVANARRWARHYVYLSQQLMD
- a CDS encoding thioredoxin family protein; this translates as MNARGFIIAAVAALICGGAVESAARPAAPHPAVRNVRTAEPVVVELFTAQGCSGCTGANRVVETLAETPGVIALTWSVDYWDYLGWADTFARPEFAQRQRAYQSALRLRGVYTPQVVIDGRRQVSGVDADAVQDAVDEEATRRIFPPEVQFREGGEAVGIGSGRVPAGGADVWAITYRPGRQDVSVSGGDNRGQVIGSVNVVRSLTRLGAWRGQPILLTLPTLADAQDRTVVLVQARADRRILTAALRQD